In Acidimicrobiales bacterium, one DNA window encodes the following:
- the ileS gene encoding isoleucine--tRNA ligase, with protein sequence MSDAAPYPHVPSRADFPAIERRILAGWEKGDTFEKSLDQHRNHDEEFVFYDGPPFANGLPHHGHLLTGYVKDVVPRYQTMKGNLVERRFGWDCHGLPAEMETEQELGVSGRAAINEYGIDRFNDACRTSVMKYTNEWRETVTRQARWVDFDNDYKTMDTPYMESVMWAFQQLYQKGLIYKAYRVMPYSWGAETPLSNFEIRLDDATRPRQDPAVTVAFDLEPIEGDPASPNGTPLRILAWTTTPWTLPSNLALAVGPEVDYSIVDVEGDLYILGTEALPKYAPQIGDEPNVVGALTGADLVGRRFKPLMPYFADRDDAFRVLGADFVDTAEGTGVVHMAPGFGEDDQNLCEANGIEIGRAVPVDDQGRFTDDVPEWAGQNVFEANPDIIRHLKELGRIVRHDSYEHNYPHCWRTDTPIIYKAISSWYVRVTEIRDRLMELNQQINWVPDNVKNGRFGMWLAGARDWSISRNRFWGSPIPVWESDDPQYPRIDVYGSLDELERDFGVRLDDLHRPTIDQLTRPNPDDPTGKSMMRRVPEVLDCWFESGSMPFAQVHYPFENKEWFEDHFPADFIVEYINQTRGWFYTLHVLAGALFDKPAFQNVICHGILLAEDGNKLSKRLRNYTEPTEIFENQGSDALRWYFMSTNIVRGGDTRISDSGIDDVVRQVLIPIWNSYSFFTLYANIDGYKASVRTDSQELLDRYILAKTHELVAEVTNRMDAYDLPGAAAEIQAYIDALNNWYIRRSRDRFWAPAAETSAHKDDAYDTLYTALTTLCRVAAPLLPMITEEIYGGLTGGQSVHLTSWPSLDELPSDPDLVDHMDRVRDVASVGLRLREDAGLRVRLPLSKLTVAGHRASNLDELRSLIADELNVKQVELFDEIGDLAEFVLKPNGKVLGPVLGGDVQVVFGAAKRGEWSANSDGTVTVAGRTLTPDQFELGLVAREGTAAAGLRTNDAVVVLDTEVTPELEAEGQARDLIRHIQQIRKDLDLAVTDRIEVTIAADASVVSVVDAYRKMIAGAVLADSVAISDEPVTDAKLVKVGGAQASLGVAKA encoded by the coding sequence GTCAAGGACGTGGTGCCTCGGTACCAGACGATGAAGGGCAACCTGGTCGAACGCCGCTTTGGTTGGGACTGTCACGGCCTGCCCGCCGAGATGGAAACCGAACAGGAACTCGGCGTGTCAGGGCGGGCCGCCATCAACGAATACGGCATCGACCGTTTCAACGACGCGTGCCGTACGTCGGTGATGAAGTACACGAACGAGTGGCGCGAGACCGTAACCCGCCAGGCTCGTTGGGTCGACTTCGACAACGACTACAAGACCATGGACACGCCGTACATGGAATCGGTCATGTGGGCGTTCCAGCAGCTCTACCAAAAGGGCCTCATCTACAAGGCCTACCGGGTGATGCCCTATAGCTGGGGCGCAGAAACCCCTCTGTCGAACTTCGAGATCCGCCTCGACGACGCCACCCGGCCACGCCAGGACCCGGCGGTCACCGTTGCCTTCGACCTCGAACCGATCGAAGGCGACCCCGCCAGCCCCAACGGCACCCCGTTGCGCATCCTGGCTTGGACCACCACACCATGGACCCTGCCGTCGAACCTGGCGCTGGCCGTGGGGCCGGAGGTCGACTACTCGATCGTCGATGTCGAGGGCGACCTGTACATCCTGGGTACCGAGGCGTTGCCCAAATACGCACCCCAGATCGGCGACGAACCAAACGTTGTGGGCGCCCTCACTGGTGCAGACCTGGTTGGCAGGCGCTTCAAGCCGCTCATGCCCTACTTCGCTGATCGTGACGACGCGTTTCGGGTGCTGGGTGCCGACTTCGTCGACACCGCAGAAGGAACCGGCGTGGTTCACATGGCTCCTGGCTTCGGCGAGGACGACCAGAACCTGTGCGAGGCCAACGGCATCGAGATCGGTCGCGCCGTTCCGGTGGACGACCAGGGCCGATTCACCGACGACGTCCCCGAGTGGGCAGGCCAGAACGTGTTCGAGGCCAACCCCGACATCATCAGGCACCTGAAGGAGCTGGGGCGCATCGTGCGCCACGACAGCTACGAGCACAACTATCCACACTGCTGGCGCACCGACACGCCCATCATCTACAAGGCCATCTCTTCGTGGTACGTCCGCGTCACCGAGATCCGCGACCGGCTGATGGAGCTGAACCAGCAGATCAACTGGGTGCCCGACAACGTCAAGAACGGCCGCTTCGGAATGTGGCTGGCGGGGGCTCGTGATTGGTCGATCAGCCGCAACCGATTCTGGGGCTCGCCGATACCGGTTTGGGAGTCTGACGACCCCCAGTATCCACGCATCGACGTGTACGGCAGCCTCGACGAGCTCGAGCGCGACTTCGGCGTGCGCCTGGACGACCTGCACCGACCCACCATCGACCAGTTGACCCGCCCGAACCCCGATGACCCGACTGGCAAGTCGATGATGCGCCGGGTGCCCGAGGTGCTCGACTGCTGGTTCGAGTCGGGATCGATGCCCTTCGCCCAGGTGCACTATCCGTTCGAGAACAAGGAGTGGTTCGAAGACCACTTCCCTGCCGACTTCATCGTCGAATACATCAATCAGACCCGTGGGTGGTTCTACACACTGCATGTGCTGGCCGGTGCGTTGTTCGACAAGCCGGCGTTCCAGAACGTCATCTGCCACGGCATCTTGTTGGCAGAAGACGGCAACAAGCTGTCGAAGCGCTTGCGCAACTACACCGAGCCCACCGAGATCTTCGAGAACCAGGGTTCCGACGCACTTCGCTGGTACTTCATGTCGACCAACATCGTGCGCGGCGGCGACACCCGCATCAGCGACAGTGGCATCGACGATGTCGTTCGCCAGGTTCTGATCCCGATCTGGAACAGCTACTCGTTCTTCACCCTTTACGCCAACATCGACGGCTACAAGGCCAGCGTCCGCACCGACAGTCAAGAACTGCTCGACCGCTACATCCTGGCCAAGACCCACGAGCTGGTCGCCGAGGTGACCAATCGGATGGACGCATACGACCTGCCCGGCGCTGCGGCCGAGATACAGGCTTACATCGACGCGCTCAACAACTGGTACATCCGCCGCAGCCGCGATCGCTTCTGGGCGCCCGCGGCCGAGACCAGCGCCCATAAGGACGACGCATACGACACCCTGTACACGGCTCTCACCACGCTGTGCCGGGTCGCTGCGCCGTTGCTTCCGATGATCACCGAGGAGATCTACGGCGGGCTCACCGGAGGCCAGTCGGTCCACCTGACGTCGTGGCCTTCGCTCGACGAGCTCCCATCCGATCCAGACCTGGTCGACCACATGGACCGCGTTCGCGACGTCGCATCGGTGGGCCTGCGCCTACGAGAAGACGCCGGCCTGCGCGTACGCCTTCCGCTTTCGAAGCTGACCGTGGCCGGCCACCGCGCCAGCAACCTCGACGAGCTGAGGTCGTTGATCGCCGACGAGCTGAACGTCAAGCAGGTCGAACTGTTCGACGAGATCGGCGATCTCGCCGAGTTCGTCCTGAAGCCCAACGGCAAGGTGCTCGGCCCGGTGCTGGGCGGCGATGTGCAGGTTGTCTTTGGCGCCGCCAAGCGCGGAGAGTGGAGCGCGAACAGCGATGGCACAGTCACGGTGGCCGGCCGAACGCTGACACCCGATCAGTTCGAGCTGGGTCTGGTGGCCCGCGAAGGCACCGCGGCTGCGGGCCTTCGGACCAACGATGCGGTCGTGGTCCTCGACACCGAGGTGACCCCCGAGCTGGAAGCAGAAGGCCAGGCCCGCGACCTGATCAGACACATCCAACAGATCCGCAAGGACCTGGATCTGGCCGTGACCGACCGCATCGAGGTGACCATCGCTGCCGACGCGTCTGTGGTGTCGGTCGTCGACGCTTACCGCAAGATGATCGCCGGCGCGGTTCTTGCCGACTCGGTGGCCATCTCGGATGAGCCTGTCACCGACGCCAAGTTGGTGAAGGTGGGCGGCGCCCAGGCAAGCCTGGGCGTCGCCAAGGCCTGA
- a CDS encoding DivIVA domain-containing protein, translating to MELTPQLLETQQFPEKWRGYDQDAVDEFLERVGVAVAELQDRLRTTTERLRELEASGGAAPAPAPAPEPVLAPVARTSETEANQVARALILAQEAADRAVAEAEAQAESIVAGANVEAERIRTEAAAEAARLTDDAERKHLLAQSKLDDADAHVAKLADDALAGARAEAERVLAEANSNAERTIADARAQADTMVSDARSAAESEAAGSIAARADELAALERRVAERQAQSDRISVELHEREAALRDVVGQLESLVGRFGSLSSQPARPGLVSVDSEPSRPTLTVVENLVADSGSEDVQADEPVEFVSDTDTDTDTDTVIDSDTASVDETDDADDAGPAFTADSAPALDDEIEATDDAVDETVAAEVDETSEVDSVDAPTGATVDDFWGDDSSPTASGQAEATSSVDNGGVGEAAVSSIADQIDEEVVIDLTESETVLAGNAINADSDDIDDLWADVSSSDRSAVVDDPFLAALRGPDRVEFDGDGEPDDDRSGFRRRRRTRRLT from the coding sequence ATGGAACTCACACCACAGCTGCTCGAAACCCAGCAGTTCCCCGAGAAGTGGCGCGGCTACGACCAGGACGCCGTCGACGAGTTTCTCGAGCGTGTCGGTGTCGCGGTGGCAGAACTCCAAGATCGGCTTCGCACCACCACCGAGCGTCTACGAGAACTCGAGGCCTCCGGCGGTGCTGCGCCCGCGCCAGCGCCGGCTCCCGAGCCCGTGTTGGCTCCGGTTGCCCGCACCAGCGAGACCGAGGCCAACCAGGTGGCCCGTGCCCTGATACTGGCTCAAGAGGCCGCTGATCGGGCTGTGGCCGAGGCCGAGGCCCAGGCCGAGTCGATTGTCGCCGGAGCCAACGTCGAGGCTGAGCGGATCCGCACAGAGGCGGCTGCCGAGGCTGCCCGGTTGACCGATGACGCCGAGCGCAAGCATCTGCTGGCCCAATCGAAGCTCGACGATGCCGACGCCCATGTCGCCAAGCTCGCCGATGATGCGTTGGCCGGGGCACGCGCCGAGGCCGAACGTGTCCTCGCCGAGGCCAACTCCAACGCCGAGCGCACCATCGCCGATGCTCGTGCCCAGGCCGACACGATGGTGTCCGATGCCCGTTCGGCCGCCGAGAGCGAGGCTGCAGGTTCGATAGCGGCGCGCGCCGACGAGTTGGCCGCGCTCGAGCGTCGCGTCGCCGAACGTCAGGCCCAATCCGACCGCATCTCGGTCGAACTCCACGAGCGCGAGGCAGCCTTGCGCGACGTGGTCGGTCAGCTCGAGTCGCTGGTGGGACGGTTCGGTTCTTTGTCGTCGCAGCCGGCCCGCCCGGGCCTGGTTTCGGTCGACAGCGAGCCATCGAGGCCGACGCTCACCGTGGTCGAGAACCTTGTGGCCGATAGCGGGTCCGAAGACGTCCAGGCCGATGAGCCCGTCGAGTTTGTCTCCGACACCGACACCGACACAGACACCGACACTGTCATCGACAGCGACACTGCGTCAGTCGACGAAACAGACGACGCCGACGATGCCGGCCCGGCGTTCACCGCCGATTCGGCCCCGGCGCTCGACGACGAAATCGAAGCCACCGACGACGCCGTCGACGAAACCGTGGCGGCCGAGGTCGACGAGACATCAGAGGTCGACTCGGTCGACGCACCCACGGGTGCGACCGTCGACGACTTCTGGGGAGACGACTCGAGCCCCACTGCGTCGGGCCAGGCTGAGGCCACATCGTCGGTCGACAACGGCGGGGTCGGCGAAGCTGCGGTGTCGTCGATCGCCGATCAGATCGATGAAGAGGTGGTCATCGACCTGACCGAGTCCGAGACGGTGCTGGCCGGAAACGCAATCAACGCCGACAGCGACGACATCGACGATCTTTGGGCCGACGTGTCCTCGAGCGATCGTTCAGCGGTCGTCGATGACCCATTCCTGGCTGCTCTGCGCGGACCCGACCGGGTCGAGTTCGACGGCGACGGCGAACCCGACGACGATCGGTCCGGCTTCAGGCGCCGGCGTCGCACACGGCGCCTGACCTGA
- a CDS encoding YggT family protein, with translation MADILCMLTTLYLLILIGRFLMSFIPIAPDSPVAPVRSVLFSLTEPVLAPLRRSVPPVRVGAVALDLSPWIVLLGLYVIRALLGC, from the coding sequence ATGGCCGACATCTTGTGCATGCTCACGACGCTGTACCTCCTGATCTTGATCGGGCGGTTCCTCATGAGCTTCATCCCGATCGCTCCCGACTCGCCGGTCGCACCGGTTCGGTCGGTGCTGTTTTCGTTGACCGAGCCGGTCTTGGCACCGCTTCGCCGCAGCGTTCCGCCGGTGCGCGTTGGTGCTGTGGCACTCGACCTTTCGCCGTGGATCGTGCTGCTCGGTTTGTACGTCATAAGGGCGCTGCTCGGTTGTTGA
- the sepF gene encoding cell division protein SepF has protein sequence MPSLFQRTLLYLGLAPEEEYDDLDVESDVEAERRPAYGAPGRQAAAQTPAAAVRPVAAEPEPVHQTSAPDIEQGAVRTIGRDEAAAAGAKVSPLPSAGGAHTGTPSVRTFPVSNSKPYIVAPQQFNEAQSLADRFKADQAVILNLQEVERDLRRRLIDFASGLSYGLGGRMERVADGVYLLTPANVEVSQEERQRLSERGLHH, from the coding sequence GTGCCATCGCTGTTCCAACGCACATTGCTGTACCTCGGCCTTGCGCCCGAGGAAGAGTACGACGATCTCGACGTCGAGTCAGATGTCGAGGCCGAGCGTCGCCCGGCCTATGGGGCTCCGGGCCGTCAAGCGGCTGCTCAAACGCCCGCCGCTGCGGTTCGTCCGGTTGCGGCCGAGCCCGAGCCGGTTCATCAAACCTCGGCTCCCGACATCGAGCAGGGTGCGGTCAGGACGATCGGCCGTGACGAGGCGGCCGCTGCGGGCGCCAAGGTCAGCCCACTCCCGTCTGCCGGCGGTGCTCACACCGGCACCCCCTCGGTCAGGACCTTCCCCGTGTCCAACTCCAAGCCCTACATCGTCGCTCCTCAGCAGTTCAACGAGGCCCAGTCGCTAGCCGATCGTTTCAAGGCCGATCAGGCGGTGATCCTCAACCTCCAAGAGGTCGAACGAGATCTTCGGCGGCGTCTGATCGATTTCGCAAGTGGCCTTTCCTATGGTCTCGGCGGCCGGATGGAACGCGTCGCCGATGGTGTTTATCTGCTCACGCCGGCCAACGTCGAGGTCAGCCAGGAAGAGCGCCAGCGCCTCAGCGAGCGCGGCCTTCACCACTGA
- a CDS encoding YggS family pyridoxal phosphate-dependent enzyme yields MSSVDRLAPPSPEEIARRVERIRNQIADAGADPAAVVLVAVTKGFGAQHVLAAHRAGLVDLGESYVQEFADKRADAAVAAIEAEVRWHFIGRLQTNKVRSLGGVELVQSVDRMSLVSELAKRRPGQHVLVQVNIGDEPQKGGCSFGELDSLVEAANSGGLVVDGLMGVARIADAAGTRRQFDRLIAAADRHGLAIRSIGMSGDLEIAVAAGSTMVRVGTAIFGDRPPR; encoded by the coding sequence GTGAGCTCGGTCGACAGGCTTGCGCCGCCATCGCCAGAGGAGATCGCCAGGCGGGTCGAACGCATTCGCAATCAGATCGCCGACGCCGGCGCAGATCCTGCAGCGGTGGTGCTTGTTGCGGTGACCAAGGGGTTCGGAGCTCAGCACGTGCTGGCCGCGCACCGGGCCGGTCTGGTCGATCTGGGCGAAAGCTATGTGCAGGAGTTCGCCGACAAGCGCGCCGACGCCGCCGTGGCGGCCATCGAAGCCGAGGTGCGTTGGCACTTCATCGGCAGGCTCCAGACCAACAAGGTGCGTTCGCTTGGCGGGGTCGAGTTGGTCCAAAGTGTCGACCGGATGTCGCTGGTGTCCGAGCTGGCCAAGCGCCGGCCGGGCCAACACGTTCTCGTCCAGGTGAACATCGGCGATGAACCACAAAAGGGCGGGTGCTCGTTCGGCGAGCTCGACTCGCTGGTGGAGGCTGCGAATTCGGGTGGGCTGGTCGTCGACGGTTTGATGGGGGTGGCGCGTATCGCAGATGCGGCCGGCACCAGACGACAGTTCGACAGGCTCATCGCGGCCGCCGACCGGCATGGGTTGGCCATCAGGTCGATTGGCATGTCCGGCGATCTCGAGATAGCGGTGGCCGCGGGCTCGACCATGGTCAGGGTGGGCACTGCGATCTTCGGCGACCGTCCGCCTCGGTGA
- a CDS encoding polyphenol oxidase family protein, which produces MLVLRRRVSTPASGVRDSLVTIRFTEAADGDFAVASDGVDHRRQRVERGRWTWLAQVHGADVVDVGSPGQHAGATADASVTAVPGAVLAVQTADCVPVVLWSPEGVVAAAHAGWRGAQAGVVEAAVRAVWAKGASKVYGVVGPHIHARSYEFSADDASALADTYGSDVITCTQQGTTALDTNLVVRRALLAAGAVLDADVDRCTSDLAFYSHRVRRDSARQTATVVVR; this is translated from the coding sequence TTGTTGGTACTTCGCCGCCGTGTCTCCACGCCCGCATCGGGCGTTCGCGATTCGCTGGTGACCATCAGGTTCACCGAAGCTGCCGACGGCGACTTCGCAGTGGCCTCCGACGGCGTCGATCATCGGCGGCAAAGGGTCGAGCGCGGCCGCTGGACCTGGCTCGCACAGGTGCATGGTGCAGACGTGGTCGACGTCGGCAGTCCTGGCCAGCACGCCGGTGCCACCGCAGACGCCAGCGTCACCGCGGTGCCCGGAGCCGTGCTGGCGGTGCAAACAGCCGACTGCGTACCGGTTGTGTTGTGGAGCCCCGAGGGCGTGGTGGCCGCGGCCCATGCCGGCTGGCGTGGTGCGCAGGCGGGGGTGGTGGAAGCGGCCGTGCGGGCGGTGTGGGCCAAGGGCGCGTCGAAGGTCTATGGCGTCGTCGGACCTCACATCCACGCCAGGTCCTATGAGTTCTCGGCCGACGATGCCTCGGCCCTGGCCGACACATATGGTTCGGATGTGATCACCTGCACCCAACAGGGCACCACGGCTCTCGACACGAACCTGGTGGTGCGAAGGGCTCTGCTAGCGGCCGGCGCTGTGCTCGACGCCGACGTCGACCGGTGTACGTCTGATCTGGCGTTCTATTCGCACCGCGTCAGGCGCGACAGCGCCAGGCAGACCGCCACGGTGGTGGTTCGGTGA
- the ftsZ gene encoding cell division protein FtsZ: MVTPQNYLAVIKVVGVGGAGVNAVNRMIDAGLKGVEFIAVNTDAQALLMSDADIKLDIGRELTRGLGAGSDPEVGAQAAQEHREEIAEVLRGADMVFITAGEGGGTGTGAAPVVAEIAKELGALTIAVVTRPFTFEGRRRAVQADQDITVLKEKVDTQIVIPNDRLLNVANESTTMIDAFRMADDVLLQGVHGITSLITTPGLINTDFADVRMVMRNAGSALMGIGRSQGENRAQQAARQAISSPLLEASIEGARGLLLNISGGPGLGIFEVNEAAAVIHDVAHPDANIIFGAVIDDAMGDELRVTVIAAGFDRWDDPKDEKRPQRSEPRRAEPSRPVVDVFANADDDDDLDIGDDEFDVPSFLK, from the coding sequence GTGGTAACACCACAGAACTACTTGGCGGTCATCAAGGTCGTCGGCGTCGGTGGCGCTGGCGTCAATGCCGTCAACCGCATGATCGATGCCGGTCTGAAGGGCGTCGAGTTCATTGCTGTCAACACCGACGCTCAGGCGTTGCTGATGAGCGACGCCGACATCAAGCTCGACATCGGCCGCGAACTCACCCGCGGCTTGGGTGCCGGCTCCGACCCAGAGGTCGGTGCTCAGGCGGCTCAAGAACACCGCGAAGAAATCGCCGAGGTGCTGCGCGGCGCCGACATGGTGTTCATCACCGCGGGCGAGGGTGGCGGCACCGGCACGGGCGCCGCTCCTGTCGTGGCCGAGATCGCAAAGGAACTCGGGGCGCTCACCATCGCCGTCGTGACCCGGCCGTTCACTTTCGAGGGTCGTCGCCGAGCGGTCCAGGCCGACCAGGACATCACGGTGCTGAAGGAGAAGGTCGACACACAGATCGTCATCCCCAACGACCGGCTCCTCAATGTGGCCAACGAGTCGACGACCATGATCGATGCCTTCCGCATGGCCGACGACGTGCTGCTGCAGGGTGTTCACGGCATCACGTCGCTCATAACCACACCTGGCCTCATCAACACCGACTTCGCCGACGTTCGTATGGTCATGCGCAACGCCGGCTCGGCGCTGATGGGCATCGGCCGTTCTCAGGGCGAGAATCGGGCCCAGCAGGCCGCTCGCCAGGCCATCTCGTCGCCCCTGCTCGAAGCGTCCATCGAGGGTGCCCGCGGTCTGCTGCTGAACATCAGCGGCGGCCCAGGCCTTGGCATCTTCGAGGTCAACGAGGCAGCCGCCGTGATCCACGACGTCGCCCACCCAGACGCAAACATCATCTTCGGCGCCGTCATCGACGACGCCATGGGTGACGAGCTGCGCGTGACCGTCATCGCTGCCGGATTCGACCGCTGGGACGACCCCAAGGACGAGAAGCGTCCGCAGCGCTCCGAGCCGCGACGCGCCGAACCATCTCGTCCGGTCGTGGACGTGTTCGCCAACGCCGACGACGACGACGATCTCGACATCGGTGACGACGAGTTCGACGTACCCTCCTTCTTGAAGTAA
- a CDS encoding FtsQ-type POTRA domain-containing protein has protein sequence MTTVSIDPRLRARRSAVLRAQGRRRLRRLIIGLSTIFVVALAWFVVRSSLFDVDSISWSGLDQVSMAEASEVAGIDIGSSLSDADPATIASRLESLPWVLDARVERSWWGSVSISITERTAAALVMTRQDVWVVVDEGGHVLSGPSDRTDLPRLSGIAAAGEPGSALATDSAALLEVVALLPERVKPRVEGVARDDLGELWISLNTADRILLGPAEDLSLKVIALASVLDKLDVEGRTGWEMDVAVPTLPVVRDLRAEWQPPAADDGEAG, from the coding sequence ATGACCACAGTCTCGATAGATCCTCGGCTGCGCGCCCGCCGCAGCGCGGTGCTGAGGGCCCAGGGCCGCCGCCGGCTGCGGAGGTTGATAATCGGCCTGAGCACCATCTTCGTGGTTGCTCTGGCATGGTTCGTCGTCAGGTCCTCGTTGTTCGACGTCGATTCGATCTCGTGGTCGGGGCTGGACCAGGTCTCGATGGCAGAGGCGTCTGAGGTTGCCGGCATCGACATCGGGTCGTCGCTGTCCGACGCCGACCCGGCCACTATCGCAAGTCGGCTCGAATCATTGCCGTGGGTGCTCGATGCCAGGGTCGAGCGGTCGTGGTGGGGGAGTGTCTCGATCTCGATCACCGAGCGCACTGCAGCAGCGCTGGTGATGACCCGCCAAGACGTCTGGGTGGTGGTCGACGAAGGTGGCCATGTCTTGTCGGGCCCCTCGGACCGCACCGACCTGCCGCGGCTTTCCGGCATCGCCGCTGCGGGCGAGCCCGGTTCGGCGCTGGCCACCGACTCCGCCGCACTGCTAGAGGTCGTGGCGTTGCTGCCCGAGCGGGTCAAGCCCAGGGTCGAGGGCGTCGCCCGCGACGACCTGGGCGAGTTGTGGATCTCGCTGAACACCGCCGACCGCATCCTGCTGGGCCCCGCCGAAGACCTCTCCCTGAAGGTGATCGCGCTGGCGTCGGTGCTGGACAAGCTCGACGTCGAAGGCCGCACCGGCTGGGAGATGGATGTAGCCGTTCCGACCCTGCCAGTGGTTCGCGACCTGCGCGCCGAGTGGCAGCCGCCCGCGGCCGACGACGGCGAGGCTGGATGA
- the murB gene encoding UDP-N-acetylmuramate dehydrogenase — translation MADLDAAVTVAEQVLADRARFGVNLGERTTYRVGGPALVFVEARDVQTLCDVGRVAELTGLPTMVIGRGSNLLVADSGFPGIAVALAEGFDGISISPCADQPGVEVQAGGAVLMPVLARRSVAEGLTGLEWMVGVPGSVGGAVRMNAGGHGSDVAEAIVSADVVDLSTGRLGPWSPSELGLGFRRSNIEPHHVVVSATFRLSPGDRSRGEQTLHDIVTWRRENQPGGQNAGSVFVNPHEGQVSAGRLIDEAGLKGMRLGTAQVSTKHANFIQADPRGRADDVFALMCLIADRVEEHHGIRLRSEVRLVGFEAGALAHESDAAGGNP, via the coding sequence ATGGCTGACCTCGATGCCGCCGTGACGGTTGCCGAGCAGGTGTTGGCCGACAGGGCCAGGTTCGGGGTCAACCTCGGTGAACGAACCACCTACCGCGTCGGCGGACCCGCTCTGGTCTTCGTAGAAGCCCGAGACGTGCAGACCCTGTGCGATGTCGGGCGTGTGGCCGAGCTCACGGGGTTGCCCACCATGGTCATCGGGCGCGGCTCGAACCTGCTGGTCGCCGATTCGGGCTTCCCCGGCATAGCAGTAGCGCTGGCCGAAGGCTTCGACGGCATCTCGATCTCGCCGTGCGCCGACCAGCCCGGTGTCGAAGTTCAGGCCGGCGGGGCAGTGCTGATGCCGGTGTTGGCTCGTCGTAGCGTCGCCGAGGGGCTGACCGGCCTGGAGTGGATGGTGGGTGTGCCCGGCAGTGTGGGCGGTGCGGTTCGCATGAACGCGGGCGGGCACGGCTCCGACGTGGCCGAGGCCATCGTCTCGGCAGACGTCGTCGATCTGTCGACCGGCCGGCTCGGCCCGTGGTCGCCGTCCGAGTTGGGTTTGGGCTTCAGGCGCTCGAACATCGAGCCCCATCACGTGGTGGTATCGGCGACCTTCCGGCTGTCGCCAGGCGACCGTTCACGAGGCGAACAGACCCTGCACGACATCGTCACCTGGAGGCGCGAGAACCAGCCAGGTGGTCAGAACGCGGGCTCGGTGTTCGTGAACCCGCACGAGGGGCAGGTCTCGGCCGGCCGGTTGATCGACGAAGCGGGCCTCAAGGGAATGCGACTGGGCACCGCCCAGGTCTCGACCAAACACGCAAACTTCATCCAGGCCGACCCCAGAGGTCGTGCCGACGACGTGTTCGCTCTCATGTGCCTGATCGCCGATCGGGTTGAAGAGCATCACGGCATCAGGCTCAGAAGTGAGGTACGACTCGTGGGATTCGAAGCCGGTGCCCTGGCCCACGAGTCGGACGCTGCTGGAGGCAATCCATGA